Proteins encoded within one genomic window of Xylophilus sp. GOD-11R:
- a CDS encoding IclR family transcriptional regulator C-terminal domain-containing protein — MPSSPSTRPWSRPAARASTSAVAEPPTSALAEARPVPGDAYVQSFARGLGVIRSFSADAPRQTITQVATATGLTRAGARRVLLTLQSLGYAATDGRLFWLTPKILDLGFSYLSSQPLWHLSEPIVEALVARVKDSSSIAVLDGHEIVYMLRVPTRKVMRVTLGAGSRLPAFSTSLGRTLLADFDDDALRALLQRHPPQALTEHTLTDPDALVAAVRQAKCQGFAVNDRELETGLVSIAAPIYDRAGRTVAAINVGAAYARDSIARLHDDVLPELLSAARDISALLQRT, encoded by the coding sequence ATGCCGAGCTCGCCAAGTACCAGGCCCTGGTCAAGGCCAGCGGCGCGAGCGTCGACTAGCGCCGTGGCCGAACCGCCAACCTCCGCCCTCGCCGAAGCCCGACCGGTGCCGGGTGACGCCTATGTGCAGTCGTTCGCCCGGGGCCTGGGCGTGATCCGCAGCTTCAGCGCAGACGCGCCGCGCCAGACCATCACCCAGGTCGCCACCGCCACCGGCCTCACCCGCGCCGGCGCCCGGCGCGTACTGCTCACCCTGCAGTCGCTCGGCTACGCGGCCACCGACGGCCGGCTGTTCTGGCTCACACCCAAGATCCTCGACCTCGGTTTTTCCTACCTGTCGTCGCAGCCGCTCTGGCACCTGTCCGAACCCATCGTCGAAGCCCTGGTCGCCCGGGTGAAGGATTCCAGCTCCATCGCCGTGCTCGACGGCCACGAGATCGTCTACATGCTGCGCGTGCCCACCCGCAAGGTGATGCGGGTCACGCTCGGCGCGGGCAGCCGGCTGCCGGCCTTCTCCACCTCGCTCGGCCGCACGCTGCTGGCCGATTTCGACGACGACGCCTTGCGCGCCTTGCTGCAACGGCACCCACCCCAGGCGCTGACCGAACACACCCTGACCGATCCGGACGCATTGGTGGCGGCGGTACGACAGGCCAAATGCCAAGGATTCGCCGTAAACGACCGCGAACTCGAAACCGGGCTGGTGTCGATCGCCGCCCCCATTTACGATCGGGCGGGCCGCACCGTAGCGGCGATCAACGTTGGCGCGGCTTATGCTCGCGACAGCATTGCGCGGCTGCACGACGACGTGCTTCCCGAACTCCTGAGCGCAGCCCGCGACATCTCTGCGCTACTGCAGCGGACCTGA
- a CDS encoding GGDEF domain-containing protein, translating to MPPDRNAAEFARETFKQLAMRRLPPTPENYRTIYDEIAGVRSPAPFPESPLRQILRILPGQTPAQKRLLQQFEAAIEQSSWAELQRTIVAYANLGLGLSAAGPAPAPAPAEAPAAAPVVTGIETAAVDVAAALPGQVLEQVARLIEHVAPAASADDPRVSEQAGEVVRALRQPQPDMAALKVLLANFGFRLSFATEAQTAIRSGLLHALHELFRNIAVLSADDKWLQGQAEALLAAATPPLELRKLDDLHARLRDVIFKQTETRSRTVEAQEQMKEMLTAFIDRLSSMTEKSGVYHDKIEGCAERLGSAHSIEEIAPVLQEVITATRAMALDSRMTHDDLQTIRQRSEQAQEDVGKLRMALEKASAEARHDPLTGALNRKGMDEALEREIARARRAGAADGLAIAPLCVALLDIDNFKLLNDRIGHDGGDAALVHLARVAREAMRPQDVLARYGGEEFVVLLPDTPVDAGVEAMQRLQRELTRRFFMQNNDKVLITFSAGVAQVAGHEDPFDAIKRADQAMYLAKRSGKNRVLRG from the coding sequence ATGCCGCCCGACCGCAACGCAGCCGAATTCGCGCGAGAGACCTTCAAGCAGCTGGCCATGCGCCGGCTGCCGCCGACGCCGGAAAACTACCGCACGATCTACGACGAGATCGCCGGCGTGCGCTCGCCCGCGCCGTTTCCGGAAAGCCCGCTGCGCCAGATCCTGCGCATCCTGCCCGGCCAGACGCCGGCGCAGAAGCGCTTGCTGCAGCAGTTCGAGGCCGCGATCGAGCAATCGAGCTGGGCCGAGCTGCAGCGCACCATCGTGGCCTACGCTAACCTGGGCCTCGGCCTGAGCGCCGCCGGCCCGGCCCCGGCACCCGCGCCGGCCGAAGCCCCAGCCGCAGCGCCGGTGGTCACCGGCATCGAGACCGCCGCCGTCGATGTCGCCGCCGCCCTGCCCGGCCAGGTGCTCGAACAGGTCGCCCGCCTCATCGAGCATGTGGCGCCGGCCGCTTCCGCCGACGACCCGCGCGTCAGCGAGCAGGCGGGCGAAGTGGTGCGCGCCCTGCGCCAGCCGCAGCCCGACATGGCCGCACTCAAGGTGCTGCTGGCCAATTTCGGCTTTCGGTTGTCCTTCGCGACCGAGGCGCAGACCGCCATCCGCAGCGGCTTGCTGCACGCGCTGCACGAACTCTTTCGCAACATCGCCGTGCTGAGCGCCGACGACAAATGGCTGCAGGGCCAGGCCGAAGCCCTGCTCGCCGCCGCCACCCCGCCGCTCGAACTGCGCAAGCTCGACGACCTGCACGCGCGGCTGCGCGACGTGATCTTCAAGCAGACCGAAACCCGCTCCCGTACCGTCGAGGCGCAGGAACAGATGAAGGAGATGCTCACCGCCTTCATCGACCGGCTCTCCTCCATGACCGAGAAGAGCGGCGTCTACCACGACAAGATCGAAGGCTGCGCCGAGCGCCTGGGATCGGCGCACAGCATCGAGGAGATCGCGCCGGTGCTGCAGGAGGTCATCACCGCCACCCGCGCGATGGCCCTCGACAGCCGCATGACCCACGACGACCTGCAGACCATCCGCCAGCGCAGCGAGCAAGCCCAGGAAGACGTCGGCAAGCTGCGCATGGCCCTGGAAAAGGCCAGCGCCGAAGCTCGCCACGATCCGCTGACGGGCGCGCTCAACCGCAAGGGCATGGACGAGGCGCTGGAACGTGAGATCGCCCGTGCCCGCCGCGCCGGCGCGGCCGACGGCCTGGCGATCGCGCCGCTGTGCGTGGCCCTGCTCGACATCGACAACTTCAAGCTGCTCAACGACCGCATCGGCCACGACGGCGGCGACGCGGCCCTGGTGCACCTGGCGCGCGTCGCCCGCGAGGCGATGCGTCCGCAGGACGTGCTGGCCCGCTACGGCGGCGAGGAATTCGTGGTGCTGCTGCCCGACACCCCGGTCGACGCCGGCGTCGAAGCCATGCAGCGGCTGCAGCGCGAGCTCACCCGTCGCTTCTTCATGCAGAACAACGACAAGGTGCTGATCACCTTCAGTGCCGGCGTGGCGCAGGTGGCGGGGCACGAAGACCCTTTCGACGCGATCAAGCGCGCCGACCAGGCGATGTACTTGGCCAAGCGCTCCGGCAAGAACCGCGTGCTGCGCGGCTGA
- a CDS encoding hemin-degrading factor, whose translation MNHTTRRHFHRLALAAGLPLGLLARAASAAEPGLADRWDRLRAEQPRLPARDAARTLGVSEAELLATRVGSVATRLQEGSDAAREIMRRVLGLGEITAITRNEHSVIETTGVPRPLPEQMTRGSGDAKADEERRLRMRNVVGYLGGPIDLRIDFAAWRHAFAVTQPGAQGKTSRSLQFFDAQGQAVHKVYLTEGSDLAAFDRVVADFAAQAQSAALTVEPAPPRPAVRPDSAIDLAEFRLAWNEITDVHQFARLLTDFKVERQQALRLAPAGKTAALEPLAVRSLLHEAAAKRVAIMAFVGNRGVTQIFSGTVTRVEEAGGYFNVLDPTFNLHLRDRHFRSAWLIERGNVVSVEFYDDQGDLAVSFFGVHARGEPQPEAWKALARGLPRLPA comes from the coding sequence ATGAACCACACGACAAGACGACATTTCCATCGCCTGGCCCTGGCCGCCGGGCTACCGCTGGGCCTGCTGGCGCGCGCCGCATCGGCCGCCGAGCCGGGCCTGGCCGATCGCTGGGACAGGCTGCGCGCCGAACAACCCCGTCTGCCGGCGCGTGACGCCGCGCGCACACTCGGCGTGTCCGAAGCCGAACTGCTGGCCACGCGCGTCGGCAGCGTCGCCACCCGGCTGCAGGAGGGCAGCGACGCGGCACGCGAGATCATGCGGCGGGTGCTGGGCCTGGGCGAGATCACCGCGATCACGCGCAACGAGCACAGCGTGATCGAAACCACCGGCGTGCCCCGGCCGCTGCCCGAGCAGATGACCCGCGGCAGCGGCGACGCCAAGGCCGACGAGGAGCGGCGGCTGCGCATGCGCAACGTGGTCGGCTACCTGGGCGGGCCGATCGACCTGCGCATCGACTTCGCCGCCTGGCGCCACGCCTTCGCCGTGACCCAGCCCGGCGCGCAAGGCAAGACCAGCCGCAGCCTGCAGTTCTTCGATGCCCAGGGCCAGGCGGTGCACAAGGTCTACCTGACCGAAGGCTCGGACCTGGCTGCCTTCGACCGGGTGGTGGCCGATTTCGCCGCCCAAGCGCAATCGGCCGCGCTGACGGTGGAGCCGGCGCCGCCCCGCCCGGCGGTGCGGCCCGACAGCGCGATCGACCTCGCCGAGTTCCGGCTGGCCTGGAACGAGATCACCGACGTGCACCAGTTCGCCCGCCTGCTCACCGACTTCAAGGTGGAGCGCCAGCAGGCCCTGCGCCTGGCGCCGGCCGGCAAGACCGCCGCGCTGGAGCCGCTGGCGGTGCGCTCGCTGCTGCACGAAGCGGCGGCGAAGCGGGTGGCGATCATGGCTTTTGTCGGCAACCGGGGCGTCACCCAAATCTTCAGCGGCACGGTCACCAGGGTGGAAGAGGCCGGCGGTTATTTCAACGTGCTCGACCCGACGTTCAACCTGCACCTGCGTGACCGCCACTTCCGGTCGGCCTGGCTGATCGAGCGGGGCAACGTGGTGTCGGTGGAGTTCTACGACGACCAGGGCGACCTCGCGGTGAGCTTCTTCGGCGTGCATGCGCGCGGCGAGCCGCAGCCCGAGGCCTGGAAGGCGCTGGCACGCGGGCTGCCGCGCCTGCCGGCCTGA
- a CDS encoding TonB-dependent receptor, with translation MSVFAFPAAAGRAPSGSSLTFSRCLSKPVSAGARRRLARTVLCVAAQACIACSATQALAQTPANGAHMAATADFDQPAMPLAAGLRQAAAAAGVDLSVDPVLVAGRSAPALRGRFSLESAIGQLLAGTGLRLQMLGAGRYAVAAVDGRLEPLVVQARREPSTGTSTVVTADELDRLGVTDMAGVIRNQPLVSAPAATSGGGNVWDGAGTTGYNVRGVEGNRVSLDVDGVELPPAAPKPDGLASNAFGVGRDYIDPELFREVRIDSGTTSTGRAGAQGLGGGVAFVTKSPEDYLRDGTTRYGAYKLGYSSASNTLSNAVTAAARIDQVQVLGVYSRRDGHELENNGAVKPNPDDWHSDAMLAKFRWADDPVHKFGLTLDLYRRRNDREYDNKTSTSYPQGATQSAVASRYRVGVDHEFTPGTGRYALFDSIKTRAWLQSASEDDDTQAAYLSGGQTYQRSLSTSYDNDSAGIAVDARKLLDQHLVSYGLGLDQGASSRPWSELRTNAAGNVVAGSTGSKNRMADTDTTRVNAYVRDEYSFDLAGHRATVTPALRAEYWRMKPDDTGYATSVSGASSELQTDSGAALLPGLSLALEMQPGLDAYLQYNRGLRVPTAAEKTGTYDSFSYTGGSAGYAVLGNADLKNETSDAFELGFKGAAAPGITLRAAAFYTRYHDFIEYAAQGTDPVNYPTVTFGLYRPENIGKAEIWGGEFATRIEAGEFVRGLRGFSLEFAGGVSDSKATNTTTGNSGKLASVAPAKVVATLGYTDPGRRFGVFGTVTGVRARQADGDVIAGSTTSTFAVPGYGTLDFTAFWNLTPKVRLNAGLYNVGDKKYWNYATVRALSASTAAQITEINRVSMPGRNLGVSLNVIF, from the coding sequence ATGTCAGTTTTCGCTTTCCCGGCTGCGGCCGGGCGTGCCCCGTCGGGGTCGTCTCTCACTTTTTCCCGTTGCCTCTCCAAACCGGTATCGGCGGGTGCGCGCCGCCGTTTGGCGCGCACCGTGCTGTGCGTGGCGGCGCAAGCCTGCATCGCCTGCAGCGCGACGCAGGCACTGGCCCAGACGCCCGCCAACGGCGCGCACATGGCGGCCACCGCCGACTTCGACCAACCCGCGATGCCGCTGGCAGCCGGCCTGCGCCAGGCCGCTGCGGCGGCCGGCGTCGACCTGTCGGTCGATCCCGTGCTGGTGGCCGGTCGCAGCGCGCCGGCCTTGCGCGGCCGCTTCAGCCTCGAATCGGCCATCGGCCAACTGCTCGCCGGCACCGGCCTGCGGCTGCAGATGCTCGGCGCCGGCCGTTATGCGGTCGCTGCGGTCGACGGCCGGCTCGAACCGCTCGTCGTGCAGGCGCGCCGCGAACCATCGACGGGCACCAGCACGGTGGTAACGGCCGACGAGCTCGATCGCCTCGGCGTGACCGACATGGCCGGCGTGATCCGCAACCAGCCGCTGGTCAGTGCGCCGGCCGCCACCAGCGGCGGCGGCAACGTCTGGGACGGTGCCGGCACCACCGGCTACAACGTGCGCGGCGTGGAGGGCAACCGGGTGAGCCTGGACGTGGACGGCGTGGAGCTGCCACCGGCCGCACCCAAGCCCGACGGCCTGGCGTCCAACGCCTTCGGCGTGGGCCGCGACTACATCGACCCGGAGCTGTTCCGCGAGGTGCGTATCGATTCCGGCACCACCTCGACCGGCCGCGCGGGCGCACAAGGCCTGGGCGGCGGCGTGGCCTTCGTCACCAAGTCGCCCGAAGACTACCTGCGCGACGGCACCACCCGCTACGGCGCCTACAAGCTGGGTTATTCGTCGGCGAGCAACACGCTGTCCAACGCGGTGACGGCGGCCGCGCGCATCGACCAGGTGCAGGTGCTCGGCGTGTATTCGCGACGCGACGGCCACGAACTGGAGAACAACGGTGCGGTCAAGCCCAACCCGGACGACTGGCATTCGGACGCGATGCTGGCCAAGTTCCGCTGGGCCGACGACCCGGTGCACAAGTTCGGCCTGACGCTCGATCTCTACCGACGCCGCAACGACCGCGAGTACGACAACAAGACATCGACCAGCTACCCGCAAGGCGCGACGCAGAGCGCGGTCGCCTCGCGCTACCGGGTCGGCGTGGACCACGAGTTCACGCCCGGCACCGGCAGGTACGCGCTCTTCGACTCCATCAAGACCCGTGCCTGGCTGCAGTCCGCAAGTGAAGACGACGACACCCAGGCTGCCTACCTCAGCGGCGGACAGACCTACCAGCGGTCGCTGTCGACCAGCTACGACAACGACAGCGCCGGCATCGCGGTCGATGCCCGCAAGCTGCTCGACCAGCATCTGGTGTCGTACGGCCTGGGGCTGGACCAGGGCGCGTCGAGTCGGCCGTGGTCGGAGTTGCGCACCAACGCGGCGGGCAACGTGGTGGCGGGCAGTACCGGCAGCAAGAACCGCATGGCCGACACCGACACCACCCGCGTCAACGCCTATGTGCGCGACGAATACAGCTTCGACCTGGCCGGCCACCGCGCCACGGTCACGCCCGCGCTGCGCGCCGAATACTGGCGCATGAAGCCTGACGACACCGGTTATGCGACCTCGGTTTCCGGCGCCTCGTCCGAGCTGCAGACCGACAGCGGCGCCGCGCTGCTGCCCGGCCTGAGCCTGGCGCTGGAAATGCAGCCCGGCCTCGACGCCTACCTGCAATACAACCGGGGCCTGAGGGTGCCGACGGCAGCCGAGAAGACCGGCACCTACGACTCCTTCAGCTACACCGGCGGCAGCGCCGGCTACGCGGTGCTGGGCAATGCCGACCTGAAGAACGAAACCAGCGACGCCTTCGAGCTGGGCTTCAAGGGTGCGGCCGCGCCAGGCATCACGCTGCGGGCCGCGGCCTTCTATACGCGGTACCACGACTTCATCGAATACGCGGCGCAAGGCACCGACCCGGTGAACTACCCCACGGTCACCTTCGGCCTGTATCGGCCCGAGAACATCGGCAAGGCCGAGATCTGGGGCGGCGAATTCGCGACCCGCATCGAGGCGGGCGAATTCGTCCGCGGTCTGCGCGGCTTCAGTCTGGAATTCGCCGGGGGAGTGAGCGACAGCAAGGCCACCAACACCACCACCGGCAACAGCGGCAAGCTCGCCTCGGTGGCTCCGGCCAAGGTGGTCGCCACGCTGGGCTATACCGATCCGGGCAGGCGATTCGGCGTTTTCGGCACGGTCACCGGCGTGCGGGCGCGGCAGGCCGACGGCGACGTGATCGCGGGCTCGACCACCAGCACCTTCGCGGTGCCGGGCTACGGCACACTGGACTTCACCGCGTTCTGGAACCTCACGCCGAAAGTGCGGCTGAACGCCGGCCTGTACAACGTCGGCGACAAGAAATATTGGAACTACGCCACGGTGCGCGCCCTGTCGGCCAGCACCGCCGCGCAGATCACCGAAATCAACCGCGTCAGCATGCCCGGGCGCAACCTGGGTGTCAGCCTGAACGTGATCTTCTGA
- the serA gene encoding phosphoglycerate dehydrogenase has product MTKTSLDKAKIKILLLEGVHPSAVETLKNAGYTQIETAPKALQGDELKARLADVHFLGIRSQSQLTADVLAHAPKLVAVGCFCIGTNQVDLNAARERGIVVFNAPYSNTRSVAELVLAEAILLLRGVPEKNALAHRGGWLKSATNSYEIRGKTLGIVGYGSIGTQLSVLAEGLGMQVAFYDVVSKLPLGNARQVPTLRELLAQSDILTLHVPETPATQWMIGEAEIAAMKHHAILINASRGTVVDIDALAKAIGDKKLLGAALDVFPKEPGSNNEQFESPLRGLDNVILTPHIGGSTMEAQANIGLEVAEKLVRYSDTGTTTSSVNFPAVALPAHPGKHRLLHIHENKPGVLSEINRILSDNQINIAAQFLQTDERIGYVVIDMDAASSEVAQQKLATVAGTIRSRVLF; this is encoded by the coding sequence ATGACGAAGACATCGCTGGACAAGGCCAAGATCAAGATTCTGCTGCTCGAAGGGGTGCATCCTTCGGCGGTCGAAACGCTGAAAAATGCCGGCTATACGCAGATCGAAACCGCGCCCAAGGCGCTGCAGGGAGACGAACTCAAGGCCCGCCTAGCCGACGTCCATTTTCTGGGCATTCGCTCCCAGAGCCAGCTCACCGCCGACGTGCTGGCCCACGCGCCCAAGCTGGTGGCGGTCGGCTGCTTCTGCATCGGCACCAACCAGGTCGACCTGAACGCCGCCCGCGAGCGCGGCATCGTGGTGTTCAACGCGCCGTATTCCAATACCCGCTCGGTGGCCGAGCTGGTGCTGGCCGAGGCGATCCTGCTGCTGCGTGGCGTGCCCGAAAAGAACGCGCTGGCGCACCGCGGCGGCTGGTTGAAGTCGGCGACCAACTCCTACGAGATTCGCGGCAAGACGCTGGGCATCGTGGGTTACGGCTCCATCGGCACTCAGCTGTCGGTGCTGGCCGAGGGCCTGGGCATGCAGGTGGCGTTCTACGACGTGGTCAGCAAGCTGCCGCTGGGCAACGCGCGCCAGGTGCCCACCTTGCGCGAACTGCTGGCGCAGAGCGACATCCTCACGCTGCACGTGCCGGAGACGCCGGCCACGCAATGGATGATCGGCGAGGCCGAGATCGCCGCCATGAAGCACCACGCGATCCTGATCAACGCCTCGCGCGGCACGGTGGTCGATATCGACGCGCTGGCCAAGGCGATCGGCGACAAGAAGCTGCTGGGCGCCGCGCTCGACGTGTTCCCCAAGGAGCCGGGCAGCAACAACGAGCAGTTCGAGTCACCGCTGCGCGGGCTCGACAACGTGATCCTCACGCCGCACATCGGCGGCTCCACCATGGAAGCCCAGGCCAACATCGGCCTGGAAGTGGCCGAGAAGCTGGTGCGCTACAGCGACACCGGCACCACCACCTCGTCGGTCAACTTCCCGGCGGTGGCGCTGCCGGCGCACCCGGGCAAGCACCGGCTGCTGCACATCCACGAGAACAAGCCGGGCGTGCTGTCGGAGATCAATCGCATCCTGTCGGACAACCAGATCAACATCGCGGCGCAGTTTCTGCAGACCGACGAGAGGATCGGTTACGTGGTGATCGACATGGATGCCGCGTCCTCCGAAGTGGCGCAGCAGAAGCTGGCGACGGTGGCCGGCACCATCCGCAGCCGCGTGCTGTTTTGA
- the ugpB gene encoding sn-glycerol-3-phosphate ABC transporter substrate-binding protein UgpB, with amino-acid sequence MNFKPFALAALLGAAAATGAQAQTEIQWWHSMTAVNGEWVNDLARQFNDSQKQYRIVPTYKGSYDESMTAAIAAFRAGNAPDILQVFEVGTATMMASKNAIVPVTKVMTDAGYKFDQNAYISAVAGYYTAPNGQMLSFPFNSSTTIFYFNKDAFKAAGLPTDKAPSTWPEVVAAAAKLKASGHKCPFTTAWQGWTQLESFSAWHNVEYATRSNGLQGLDARLKVDSPLHQRHIENLANMAKQGLFVYKGRTNVPEASFVSGECAMINTSSGFYGNVAKNAKFAYGLAPLPFYPDVPGAPQNTVIGGASLWVMASKQPERYKGVAAFFNFISRPEVQSASHQRTGYLPVTMAAYKLTEDSGFYTKNPGTDVAVTQMIRKVTDKSRGIRLGNYVQIRTIEDEELEQVWAGKKTPKEALSSIVKRGNEQLERFQKANKG; translated from the coding sequence ATGAATTTCAAGCCCTTTGCGCTCGCCGCATTGCTCGGCGCAGCGGCCGCCACCGGCGCCCAGGCGCAGACCGAGATCCAGTGGTGGCATTCCATGACCGCCGTCAACGGCGAATGGGTCAACGACCTGGCCCGCCAGTTCAACGACAGCCAGAAGCAGTACCGCATCGTGCCCACGTACAAGGGCAGCTACGACGAGTCCATGACCGCCGCCATCGCGGCCTTCCGCGCCGGCAACGCGCCGGACATCCTGCAGGTGTTCGAGGTGGGCACCGCCACCATGATGGCCAGCAAGAACGCCATCGTGCCGGTCACCAAAGTCATGACCGATGCAGGCTACAAGTTCGACCAGAACGCCTACATCTCCGCCGTTGCCGGCTACTACACCGCACCCAACGGGCAGATGCTGAGCTTTCCGTTCAACAGCTCCACCACCATCTTCTATTTCAACAAGGACGCCTTCAAGGCCGCCGGCCTGCCCACCGACAAGGCGCCCTCGACCTGGCCGGAAGTGGTGGCCGCCGCCGCCAAACTCAAGGCCAGCGGCCACAAGTGCCCCTTCACCACCGCCTGGCAGGGCTGGACCCAGCTGGAGAGCTTTTCTGCCTGGCACAACGTGGAGTACGCCACCCGGTCCAACGGCCTGCAGGGCCTGGATGCGCGGCTCAAGGTCGACTCGCCGCTGCACCAGCGCCACATCGAGAACCTGGCCAACATGGCCAAGCAAGGCCTGTTCGTCTACAAGGGCCGCACCAACGTGCCGGAGGCGAGCTTCGTCTCGGGCGAGTGCGCCATGATCAACACGTCGTCGGGCTTCTACGGCAACGTCGCCAAGAACGCCAAGTTCGCCTACGGGCTGGCGCCCCTGCCCTTCTACCCGGACGTACCCGGCGCGCCGCAGAACACCGTCATCGGCGGCGCCAGCCTCTGGGTGATGGCCAGCAAGCAGCCCGAGCGCTACAAGGGCGTCGCGGCCTTCTTCAACTTCATCTCGCGCCCCGAGGTGCAGTCGGCCAGCCACCAGCGCACCGGCTACCTGCCGGTCACCATGGCCGCCTACAAGCTCACCGAGGACTCGGGCTTCTATACCAAGAACCCCGGCACCGACGTGGCCGTGACCCAGATGATCCGCAAGGTCACCGACAAGAGCCGTGGCATCCGACTGGGCAACTATGTGCAGATCCGCACCATCGAGGACGAGGAACTCGAACAGGTCTGGGCCGGCAAAAAGACGCCCAAGGAAGCCCTGAGCAGCATCGTCAAGCGCGGCAACGAGCAACTGGAACGGTTCCAGAAAGCCAACAAGGGCTGA
- the ugpA gene encoding sn-glycerol-3-phosphate ABC transporter permease UgpA, with protein sequence MEKRVQFRSSWLPWVLIAPQMAVIGVFFFWPAGQAILQSLQEQDAFGTSTEWVGLDNFQRLFSDPGYLDTFKTTALFSVLVAVLGIALSLLLAIFADRVVRGVLAYRTLLILPYAVAPAIAGVLWVFMFSPALGVVAYALGRLGYDWNHLLNGGQAMTLIVLAAVWKQISYNFLFFVAGLQSIPKSLIEAAAIDGAGPWRRFWTIQLPLLSPTTFFLAVMNVVYAFFDTFGIVDAATQGGPGKDTSILVYRVYYDGFKAMDLGGSAAQSVVLMAIVVVLTVFQFRYVEKKVKY encoded by the coding sequence ATGGAAAAGCGCGTCCAGTTCCGATCCTCCTGGCTGCCCTGGGTGCTGATCGCGCCGCAGATGGCGGTCATCGGTGTGTTCTTCTTCTGGCCGGCGGGGCAGGCGATCCTGCAGTCGCTGCAGGAGCAGGACGCCTTCGGCACCTCCACCGAATGGGTGGGGCTGGACAACTTCCAGCGCCTGTTCTCCGACCCCGGCTACCTCGACACCTTCAAGACCACCGCGCTGTTCTCGGTGCTGGTCGCGGTGCTGGGCATCGCGCTGTCGCTGCTGCTGGCGATCTTCGCCGACCGTGTCGTGCGCGGCGTGCTCGCCTATCGCACCCTGCTGATCCTGCCCTACGCGGTGGCCCCGGCCATCGCGGGCGTGCTGTGGGTCTTCATGTTCTCGCCGGCGCTGGGCGTGGTGGCCTATGCGCTGGGCCGGCTGGGCTACGACTGGAACCACCTGCTCAACGGCGGCCAGGCCATGACGCTGATCGTGCTGGCCGCGGTGTGGAAGCAGATCTCCTACAACTTCCTCTTCTTCGTAGCCGGATTGCAGTCGATCCCCAAGTCGCTGATCGAAGCCGCCGCCATCGACGGTGCCGGGCCGTGGCGGCGCTTCTGGACGATCCAGCTGCCGCTGCTCTCGCCCACCACGTTCTTCCTGGCGGTGATGAACGTGGTGTATGCCTTCTTCGACACCTTCGGCATCGTCGACGCCGCCACACAAGGCGGGCCGGGCAAGGACACCTCCATCCTGGTCTACCGCGTGTATTACGACGGCTTCAAGGCCATGGACCTGGGCGGCTCGGCGGCGCAGTCGGTGGTGCTGATGGCGATCGTGGTGGTGCTGACGGTTTTCCAGTTCCGCTATGTAGAAAAAAAAGTGAAGTATTAA
- the ugpE gene encoding sn-glycerol-3-phosphate ABC transporter permease UgpE: protein MVDRRPALTVLSHLVMVLGVLIVAFPLYLAFIASTHRPEEIVQLPMPLVPGDYFWETYRAALFGRDTGAGSHAPVARMMWISLVSALVIAIGKIAISLLSAFAIVYFRFPFKKAVFWMIFITLMLPVEVRILPTYQVLSDLHMLNSYAGLTVPLIASATATFLFRQFFLTVPDELVEAARMDGAGPMRFFFDVLLPLSRTAMAALFVIQFIYGWNQYLWPLLATTSEDMYPVVIGIKRMIGGGDAQNEWNIVMATALLAMLPPAIVVVAMQRWFVRGLVDTEK, encoded by the coding sequence ATGGTTGATCGCCGGCCTGCCCTCACCGTCCTGTCGCATCTGGTGATGGTGCTCGGCGTGCTGATCGTGGCCTTTCCGCTGTATCTGGCCTTCATCGCGTCGACGCATCGACCGGAGGAAATCGTGCAGCTGCCGATGCCGCTGGTGCCTGGCGACTACTTCTGGGAAACCTACCGGGCCGCGCTGTTCGGGCGCGACACCGGCGCCGGCTCGCATGCGCCGGTGGCCCGCATGATGTGGATCAGCCTCGTCTCCGCACTGGTGATCGCCATCGGCAAGATCGCGATCTCGCTGCTGTCGGCCTTCGCCATCGTGTACTTCCGCTTTCCGTTCAAGAAGGCGGTGTTCTGGATGATCTTCATCACCCTGATGTTGCCGGTGGAAGTGCGCATCCTGCCCACCTACCAGGTGCTGTCGGACCTGCACATGCTCAACAGCTACGCCGGGCTCACCGTGCCGCTGATCGCTTCCGCGACAGCCACCTTCCTGTTCCGCCAGTTCTTCCTGACCGTGCCCGACGAACTGGTGGAAGCGGCGCGCATGGACGGCGCCGGGCCGATGCGTTTTTTCTTCGACGTTTTGCTGCCGCTGTCACGCACCGCCATGGCCGCGCTGTTCGTCATCCAGTTCATCTACGGCTGGAACCAGTACCTCTGGCCGCTGCTGGCCACCACCAGCGAGGACATGTACCCGGTGGTGATCGGCATCAAACGCATGATCGGCGGCGGCGACGCGCAGAACGAATGGAACATCGTGATGGCGACGGCGCTGCTGGCGATGCTGCCGCCGGCGATCGTCGTGGTCGCCATGCAGCGCTGGTTCGTTCGCGGCCTGGTAGATACCGAGAAATAG